A DNA window from Helianthus annuus cultivar XRQ/B chromosome 15, HanXRQr2.0-SUNRISE, whole genome shotgun sequence contains the following coding sequences:
- the LOC110910237 gene encoding LOW QUALITY PROTEIN: caffeic acid 3-O-methyltransferase (The sequence of the model RefSeq protein was modified relative to this genomic sequence to represent the inferred CDS: substituted 1 base at 1 genomic stop codon), with protein sequence MGSNEEHYVYAMQLVSSXTLTLVLMNVIKLKVLEAIAEAGPDARLTAHEIVSRLKISNQDAPDMVDRMLRLLASYSIVTCTKGVHESRPVRVYGLTPIAKYFIPDEDEASVGTLLELGQDKVLIDDWIKLKDSVIEGGVPFERNNGATTFEFGALDARFDNAFNNAMLNHTTIVMKRILECYNGFDGLKRVVDVGGGLGGTINMIVSKHPTIKGINFDLPHVTRLAPLYPGVEHVGGDMFQKVPQGDAIFMKVISLKLILQLYSRLNG encoded by the exons ATGGGTTCAAACGAGGAGCACTATGTTTACGCAATGCAACTAGTTAGCTCCTGAACATTGACCTTGGTGTTGATGAATGTAATAAAACTCAAGGTCCTAGAGGCTATAGCCGAGGCAGGACCGGATGCCAGACTCACGGCTCATGAGATTGTGTCTCGTTTAAAGATCTCTAACCAAGACGCCCCAGACATGGTTGACCGAATGCTTCGTTTGCTTGCAAGTTATTCAATAGTCACTTGCACCAAAGGGGTCCATGAATCAAGGCCGGTTCGAGTGTATGGACTCACACCCATTGCCAAATACTTCATCCCGGATGAGGACGAAGCATCCGTAGGTACGTTGTTGGAGCTTGGTCAAGACAAGGTTTTGATTGATGATTG GATTAAACTTAAAGATTCAGTAATTGAAGGAGGCGTTCCATTTGAAAGAAATAATGGAGCAACCACATTTGAATTTGGGGCCTTAGATGCAAGGTTTGACAATGCATTCAACAATGCCATGTTGAATCATACTACTATTGTGATGAAGAGAATTCTTGAGTGCTACAACGGTTTTGATGGTCTTAAACGTGTGGTCGACGTCGGAGGTGGTCTAGGCGGCACTATCAACATGATTGTATCGAAACATCCCACCATTAAGGGGATTAATTTTGATTTGCCACATGTGACTCGACTTGCACCTTTGTATCCGG GTGTAGAACATGTTGGAGGGGATATGTTTCAAAAAGTACCGCAAGGGGATGCCATTTTCATGAAAGTAATTTCACTCAAACTTATACTGCAACTTTATAGTAGGCTAAACGGTTAG